A window of [Clostridium] innocuum genomic DNA:
AATGCAATATGAATCGATGGAGCAGCGTCTTCTGAAGCAGGCTGGACAGCTGCGAACAGCAGCATCCCTATCCAGTGACAGCGATTGGTCGGATGCCTGGTATACACAAAAGGACAGCTGGAAAACCACCCATCGCACACATACGACCTTCGGCAATGGCAGATCCCTTGTCGATTATGCGAAAAACGGTATCTGTGCCGGAATTTTCGGCGGCTTTGATGCCTTTCGCTATGCAGTAGGAAAAAACAGCAAATATACATCGGCAAATGCCCAGTTTACACTTGGCAGTGCCCACATGTCTGTGGATGGGAAGGGGCTGCTGTATGATGACGGCACCTGGAATCCGCAGCTGCAATTGGAGGCGGAAGCAGAAGCTGCGCTCGCACAGCTGAAAGCCGGTTTTGATATCGGAACCTCGTATGTGCATGCCGGGATTGAGGCTTCTGTAGGAGTCGGTGTTGCCAAAGGAGCCGCAAAGGCAGTGATTAAGAAGGATGAGGTTACGCTGAAGGGCGAAATCGGAGTGGCGGCCGTACAGGGGGAGGTAAAGGGCAAATTCTCTTTGTTTGGCGCAGACATAACGCTGAGTGGTACCGGTGAGCTTGGTGCTGCCGGCGTTGGTGCAGAGTTTTCCAGTAAAACAGGGGAAGTGGAGTTTGGCGGAAAGGCTTCACTGCTTGCAGGTCTGGGATTTAAAGTTAAAATCAATTACTGATGGGAAGGTATAAGGAATGAAAAAGGAAGCATTACGAAATATTCTGCCTCTTGGCAGTGTAATCACCCTGAAGAAAGGGCGAAAAAAACTAATGATTATCGGTAGAATTCAGGAGGAGCGTTCCAGCGGTATCCTGTATGATTATGCTGCGGTGCTGTATCCGGAAGG
This region includes:
- a CDS encoding DUF4176 domain-containing protein codes for the protein MKKEALRNILPLGSVITLKKGRKKLMIIGRIQEERSSGILYDYAAVLYPEGILDASELYMFQGEDIDRIYHVGLQEEEEFAFRSYMEQKLKELKLLE
- a CDS encoding amino acid transporter is translated as MIKIHTGKLLQLQQSTQQTWKQSSRLSASVYQLQNILGQKTQLNRLSVLQRQLSAQLYQLQAFFHESQMQYESMEQRLLKQAGQLRTAASLSSDSDWSDAWYTQKDSWKTTHRTHTTFGNGRSLVDYAKNGICAGIFGGFDAFRYAVGKNSKYTSANAQFTLGSAHMSVDGKGLLYDDGTWNPQLQLEAEAEAALAQLKAGFDIGTSYVHAGIEASVGVGVAKGAAKAVIKKDEVTLKGEIGVAAVQGEVKGKFSLFGADITLSGTGELGAAGVGAEFSSKTGEVEFGGKASLLAGLGFKVKINY